A genomic stretch from Chloroflexota bacterium includes:
- a CDS encoding type II secretion system F family protein: MTQPELAALIAGAGILMMTFAVFQLASQALLDSRLRVFVRRGSTPQPVMSVRRQRQTSRVAWVEEVNRRLRQANYSKQLQLRLVRAGVDMQASRFLVIQGIAGVGGFIVVWYLANTVPDLKGMGAVIVAMTVLPVAWFVPLMTLSFLEGTRLKKLERQLAPTIDSMAGALQAGSSLPQAMEMASREMAAPIGEELAIAVREMAVGVPMQEAFAHMLDRVRSLDLDMLVTAITIQHRVGGNLGQILRTISHTIRERLRIRGEIAILTAQQRMSAYIVSALPILIVGALFVLAPAYIGKLFQPGIARMLLIMGGFGMLAGFYALMKIADIDV; the protein is encoded by the coding sequence ATGACCCAGCCCGAGCTCGCCGCCCTGATCGCCGGCGCCGGCATCTTGATGATGACGTTCGCCGTGTTCCAGCTCGCCAGTCAGGCGTTGCTTGACAGCCGGCTGCGCGTCTTCGTGCGGCGAGGCTCGACCCCCCAGCCGGTCATGAGCGTGCGCCGCCAGCGCCAGACCTCGCGCGTCGCCTGGGTCGAGGAAGTCAACCGCCGCCTGCGACAGGCCAACTACTCCAAGCAGCTGCAATTGCGGCTGGTGCGCGCGGGCGTGGACATGCAGGCCAGCCGCTTCCTGGTCATTCAGGGCATCGCCGGCGTCGGAGGCTTCATCGTCGTCTGGTACCTGGCGAACACCGTCCCCGACCTGAAGGGCATGGGCGCCGTGATCGTCGCGATGACGGTCCTGCCGGTTGCCTGGTTCGTTCCCCTGATGACGCTCTCGTTCCTCGAGGGCACGCGGCTCAAGAAGCTGGAGCGGCAGCTCGCGCCGACCATCGACTCGATGGCCGGTGCGCTCCAGGCGGGGTCGAGCCTCCCCCAGGCGATGGAGATGGCCAGCCGCGAAATGGCCGCTCCGATCGGCGAGGAGCTGGCTATCGCCGTCCGCGAGATGGCGGTGGGTGTCCCGATGCAGGAGGCGTTCGCGCACATGCTCGACCGCGTCCGCAGCCTCGACCTCGACATGCTGGTGACGGCGATCACCATCCAGCACCGCGTGGGCGGCAACCTCGGGCAGATCCTCCGGACGATCTCCCACACCATCCGCGAGCGACTGCGTATTCGCGGCGAGATCGCCATCCTGACGGCGCAGCAGCGGATGTCGGCCTACATCGTCAGCGCCCTCCCGATCCTGATCGTCGGTGCGCTGTTCGTGCTCGCGCCGGCCTACATCGGCAAGCTGTTCCAGCCGGGCATCGCCCGCATGCTGCTGATCATGGGCGGCTTCGGGATGCTGGCCGGCTTCTACGCGCTCATGAAGATTGCAGACATCGATGTGTAA